In Oryza sativa Japonica Group chromosome 3, ASM3414082v1, one DNA window encodes the following:
- the LOC9270427 gene encoding SEC12-like protein 1 isoform X1, which yields MAAEVGIGRATCAAWARRRGGGGPARLLVVYGRASTASSPPRIDLHAFDAGASAVAADPLVSFVMGHEEDDAPRAIAVHPSGDEFVCATAKGCRLFKLVTEESSVHLISKDAPTLQSIGPQKCLSFSTDGAKFAVGGEDGHLRIFHWPDLNLLLGEPKAHKSFRDMDISLDSELLVSTSTDGSARIWNIDEGAPLVNLSRSSDEKIECCCFSRDGNKPFLFCTLVKGHNVVTVVLDISNWKRIGYKRLLEKHISTLSVSLDGKYLALGSHDSDFCVVDVKKMEVLHLSKKVHLGSPISSIEFCPTERVVISTSHKWGAEVTKLDVPTDWKVWQMWLVLSCLFVTSAILFYAFFKHVVHLEP from the exons ATGGCGGCGGAGGTCGGGATTGGAAGGGCGACctgcgcggcgtgggcgcggcggcggggcgggggcggccCGGCACGCCTCCTCGTCGTGTACGGCCGCGCCTCCACGGCATCGTCCCCGCCGCGCATCGACCTCCACGCGTTCGACGCcggcgcctccgccgtcgccgccgacccccTG GTGAGCTTCGTGATGGGacacgaggaagacgacgcccCGCGCGCGATCGCCGTGCACCCGAGCGGCGACGAGTTCGTCTGCGCCACCGCGAAAGGGTGCAG GTTATTCAAGCTGGTGACTGAAGAATCCAGTGTTCACCTTATTTCAAAGGATGCTCCAACTCTGCAATCAATTGGACCTCAGAAATGTCTGTCATTCAGTACAGATGGTGCGAAGTTTGCTGTTGGTGGTGAG GATGGGCATCTTAGAATATTTCATTGGCCAGATCTGAATTTGCTTCTGGGTGAACCAAAAGCTCATAAATCTTTCAGAGACATGGACATTAG CTTAGACTCCGAGTTGTTAGTCTCAACATCCACTGATGGTTCTGCAAGAATATGGAATATAGATGAGGGAGCGCCGCTTGTCAATTTGAGTAGATCTTCG GATGAGAAGATTGAGTGCTGCTGCTTTTCTAGGGATGGAAATAAACCTTTCCTGTTCTGCACACTTGTGAAAG GTCATAACGTTGTGACTGTGGTTTTGGACATAAGTAATTGGAAGAGGATCGGGTACAAGAGGCTTTTGGAAAAGCATATCTCCACACTTTCAGTAAGCTTGGATGGAAAGTATCTCGCATT AGGAAGCCATGATAGTGATTTCTGCGTTGTGGATGTTAAAAAGATGGAAGTTTTGCACTTGAGCAAGAAGGTTCATCTTGGCTCTCCAATTTCATCAATTGAATTTTGTCCTACAGAAAG GGTTGTAATCTCCACTTCTCATAAATGGGGAGCAGAGGTAACGAAACTTGATGTTCCTACTGATTGGAAAG TGTGGCAAATGTGGTTAGTACTCTCGTGTCTGTTTGTCACGTCGGCCATCCTATTCTATGCGTTCTTCAAACACGTGGTCCATTTGGAACCCTAA
- the LOC9270427 gene encoding SEC12-like protein 1 isoform X3 — translation MAAEVGIGRATCAAWARRRGGGGPARLLVVYGRASTASSPPRIDLHAFDAGASAVAADPLVSFVMGHEEDDAPRAIAVHPSGDEFVCATAKGCRLFKLVTEESSVHLISKDAPTLQSIGPQKCLSFSTDGAKFAVGGEDGHLRIFHWPDLNLLLGEPKAHKSFRDMDISLDSELLVSTSTDGSARIWNIDEGAPLVNLSRSSDEKIECCCFSRDGNKPFLFCTLVKGHNVVTVVLDISNWKRIGYKRLLEKHISTLSVSLDGKYLALVVISTSHKWGAEVTKLDVPTDWKVWQMWLVLSCLFVTSAILFYAFFKHVVHLEP, via the exons ATGGCGGCGGAGGTCGGGATTGGAAGGGCGACctgcgcggcgtgggcgcggcggcggggcgggggcggccCGGCACGCCTCCTCGTCGTGTACGGCCGCGCCTCCACGGCATCGTCCCCGCCGCGCATCGACCTCCACGCGTTCGACGCcggcgcctccgccgtcgccgccgacccccTG GTGAGCTTCGTGATGGGacacgaggaagacgacgcccCGCGCGCGATCGCCGTGCACCCGAGCGGCGACGAGTTCGTCTGCGCCACCGCGAAAGGGTGCAG GTTATTCAAGCTGGTGACTGAAGAATCCAGTGTTCACCTTATTTCAAAGGATGCTCCAACTCTGCAATCAATTGGACCTCAGAAATGTCTGTCATTCAGTACAGATGGTGCGAAGTTTGCTGTTGGTGGTGAG GATGGGCATCTTAGAATATTTCATTGGCCAGATCTGAATTTGCTTCTGGGTGAACCAAAAGCTCATAAATCTTTCAGAGACATGGACATTAG CTTAGACTCCGAGTTGTTAGTCTCAACATCCACTGATGGTTCTGCAAGAATATGGAATATAGATGAGGGAGCGCCGCTTGTCAATTTGAGTAGATCTTCG GATGAGAAGATTGAGTGCTGCTGCTTTTCTAGGGATGGAAATAAACCTTTCCTGTTCTGCACACTTGTGAAAG GTCATAACGTTGTGACTGTGGTTTTGGACATAAGTAATTGGAAGAGGATCGGGTACAAGAGGCTTTTGGAAAAGCATATCTCCACACTTTCAGTAAGCTTGGATGGAAAGTATCTCGCATT GGTTGTAATCTCCACTTCTCATAAATGGGGAGCAGAGGTAACGAAACTTGATGTTCCTACTGATTGGAAAG TGTGGCAAATGTGGTTAGTACTCTCGTGTCTGTTTGTCACGTCGGCCATCCTATTCTATGCGTTCTTCAAACACGTGGTCCATTTGGAACCCTAA
- the LOC4334447 gene encoding protein NUCLEAR FUSION DEFECTIVE 4, whose protein sequence is MVTAESGVAGGGRGAAALLREVATARFARQVVLGRWFMVFACLLILSASGATYIFGIYSKVLKSSLGYDQRTLNTLSFFKDLGANVGVISGLINEVTPPWVVLAMGAAMNLAGYLMIYLAIDGRTARPPVWLMCIYICVGANSQSFANTGALVTCVKNFPESRGIVLGLLKGFVGLSGAIFTQLYVAIYGDDAKSLVLLIAWLPAAISILFVHTVRIMPYLPSRRRRADGELEASAATSNDAFFCFLYISIALATYLLTMIVVQNQTNFSHTAYVVSATALLLVLFLPLVVVIKQEYQIKKELDDSLREPPTVTIEKPAAAAMQMSAITTKPKTETPSSSSPAPAPPSCCLGSCLKHMFNPPAQGEDYTILQALVSVDMLVLFLATICGVGGTLTAIDNMGQIGQSLGYPAKSIKTFISLISIWNYAGRVTSGFASEMFLARYRFPRPLMLTAVLLLACVGHLLIAFGVAQSLYAASVIIGFCFGAQWPLLFAIISEVFGLKYYSTLYNFGSVASPVGAYVLNVRVAGYLYDVEAARQHGGSLAGGDKTCLGVQCFRKAFLIITAATVAGALISLVLVWRTRNFYKGDIYAKFRENTATDEATTNGNSADTAAEKRSTLVNDEDSKKG, encoded by the coding sequence ATGGTGACGGCGGAGtcgggcgtcgccggcggcggccgtggcgcggcggcgctgctgcgggaggtggcgacggcgcggttcgCGCGGCAGGTGGTGCTGGGGCGGTGGTTCATGGTGTTCGCGTGCCTGCTGATCCTGTCGGCGTCGGGGGCGACGTACATCTTCGGGATCTACTCCAAGGTGCTCAAGTCGTCGCTGGGCTACGACCAGCGGACGCTGAACACGCTCTCCTTCTTCAAGGACCTCGGCGCCAACGTCGGCGTCATCTCCGGCCTCATCAACGAGGTGACGCCGCCGTGGGTGGTGCTCGCCATGGGCGCCGCCATGAACCTCGCGGGCTACCTCATGATCTACCTCGCCATCGACGGCCGCACGGCGCGGCCCCCCGTGTGGCTCATGTGCATCTACATCTGCGTCGGCGCCAACTCGCAGTCGTTCGCCAACACCGGCGCGCTCGTCACCTGCGTCAAGAACTTCCCGGAGAGCCGGGGCATCGTGCTCGGCTTGCTCAAGGGGTTCGTCGGCCTCAGCGGCGCCATCTTCACGCAGCTCTACGTCGCCATCTATGGCGACGACGCCAAGTCGCTGGTGCTGCTCATCGCGTGGctccccgccgccatctccatccTGTTCGTCCACACCGTCCGCATCATGCCGTAcctccccagccgccgccgccgcgccgacggcgagctcgaggcctccgccgccaccagcaaCGACGCCTTCTTCTGCTTCCTCTACATCTCCATCGCGCTCGCCACCTACCTGCTCACCATGATCGTGGTGCAGAACCAGACCAACTTCTCGCACACCGCCTACGTCGTGTCGGCCACcgcgctcctcctcgtcctcttcctcccgctcgtcgtcgtcatcaagCAGGAGTACCAGATCAAGAAGGAGCTCGACGACTCCCTCCGTGAGCCCCCCACGGTGACCATCGAaaagccagccgccgccgccatgcaaATGTCAGCGATCACCACCAAGCCCAAAACCGagacaccgtcgtcgtcgtctccggcgccggcgccgccgtcttgCTGCCTCGGTTCTTGCCTGAAGCACATGTTCAACCCGCCAGCGCAGGGGGAGGACTACACCATCCTGCAGGCGCTGGTGAGCGTGGACATGCTGGTGCTGTTCCTCGCCACCATttgcggcgtcggcggcacgCTGACGGCGATCGACAACATGGGGCAGATCGGGCAGTCGCTGGGGTACCCGGCGAAGAGCATCAAGACGTTCATCTCGCTCATCAGCATCTGGAACTACGCGGGCCGCGTCACCTCGGGCTTCGCGTCGGAGATGTTCCTCGCCCGCTACAGGTTCCCGCGACCGCTGATGCTCACGGCGGTGCTCCTCCTCGCCTGCGTCGGCCACCTCCTCATCGCGTTCGGCGTCGCGCAGTCTCTCtacgccgcctccgtcatcatcGGCTTCTGCTTCGGGGCGCAGTGGCCGCTCCTCTTCGCCATCATCTCCGAGGTGTTCGGCCTCAAGTACTACTCCACGCTCTACAACTTCGGCTCCGTGGCGAGCCCCGTCGGCGCCTACGTCCTCAACGTCCGCGTCGCCGGCTACCTCTACGACGTCGAGGCGGCCAGGCAGCACGGCGgctcgctcgccggcggcgacaagaCCTGCCTCGGCGTGCAGTGCTTCAGGAAGGCCTTCCTCAtcatcaccgccgccaccgtcgccggcgcgcTCATCTCCCTCGTGCTCGTCTGGAGGACAAGGAACTTCTACAAGGGGGACATCTACGCCAAGTTCCGCGAGAACACCGCCACCGACGAAGCTACCACCAACGGTAACTCCGCCGATACAGCGGCGGAAAAAAGGTCAACCTTAGTCAATGACGAGGACAGTAAAAAGGGGTAG
- the LOC9270427 gene encoding SEC12-like protein 1 isoform X2: protein MAAEVGIGRATCAAWARRRGGGGPARLLVVYGRASTASSPPRIDLHAFDAGASAVAADPLVSFVMGHEEDDAPRAIAVHPSGDEFVCATAKGCRLFKLVTEESSVHLISKDAPTLQSIGPQKCLSFSTDGAKFAVGGEDGHLRIFHWPDLNLLLGEPKAHKSFRDMDISLDSELLVSTSTDGSARIWNIDEGAPLVNLSRSSDEKIECCCFSRDGNKPFLFCTLVKGHNVVTVVLDISNWKRIGYKRLLEKHISTLSVSLDGKYLALGSHDSDFCVVDVKKMEVLHLSKKVHLGSPISSIEFCPTERVVISTSHKWGAECGKCG, encoded by the exons ATGGCGGCGGAGGTCGGGATTGGAAGGGCGACctgcgcggcgtgggcgcggcggcggggcgggggcggccCGGCACGCCTCCTCGTCGTGTACGGCCGCGCCTCCACGGCATCGTCCCCGCCGCGCATCGACCTCCACGCGTTCGACGCcggcgcctccgccgtcgccgccgacccccTG GTGAGCTTCGTGATGGGacacgaggaagacgacgcccCGCGCGCGATCGCCGTGCACCCGAGCGGCGACGAGTTCGTCTGCGCCACCGCGAAAGGGTGCAG GTTATTCAAGCTGGTGACTGAAGAATCCAGTGTTCACCTTATTTCAAAGGATGCTCCAACTCTGCAATCAATTGGACCTCAGAAATGTCTGTCATTCAGTACAGATGGTGCGAAGTTTGCTGTTGGTGGTGAG GATGGGCATCTTAGAATATTTCATTGGCCAGATCTGAATTTGCTTCTGGGTGAACCAAAAGCTCATAAATCTTTCAGAGACATGGACATTAG CTTAGACTCCGAGTTGTTAGTCTCAACATCCACTGATGGTTCTGCAAGAATATGGAATATAGATGAGGGAGCGCCGCTTGTCAATTTGAGTAGATCTTCG GATGAGAAGATTGAGTGCTGCTGCTTTTCTAGGGATGGAAATAAACCTTTCCTGTTCTGCACACTTGTGAAAG GTCATAACGTTGTGACTGTGGTTTTGGACATAAGTAATTGGAAGAGGATCGGGTACAAGAGGCTTTTGGAAAAGCATATCTCCACACTTTCAGTAAGCTTGGATGGAAAGTATCTCGCATT AGGAAGCCATGATAGTGATTTCTGCGTTGTGGATGTTAAAAAGATGGAAGTTTTGCACTTGAGCAAGAAGGTTCATCTTGGCTCTCCAATTTCATCAATTGAATTTTGTCCTACAGAAAG GGTTGTAATCTCCACTTCTCATAAATGGGGAGCAGAG TGTGGCAAATGTGGTTAG